One Paraburkholderia sp. HP33-1 genomic region harbors:
- a CDS encoding GntR family transcriptional regulator yields MNSNPANPVNPNGQGAAGEGVSAVGAAASPTFSPLYQQIKGLITQSLESGEWKPGEIIPSEVELAARFKVSQGTVRKAIDELAADNLLVRRQGKGTFVATHNEERAQFRFLRLLADDGAEHPHVSRLLECRRLRASAEIARQLDLKPADPVVLIKRLLQFDGEVTVLDEIWLPGAVFRGLTLERLSEYKGPLYAMFETEFGTRMIRATEKIRAVAADPAVADLLHVPAGFPLLSVERVSYTYGDRPVEVRRGWYVTTGYYYQNDLS; encoded by the coding sequence ATGAATTCGAACCCGGCGAATCCTGTGAACCCGAATGGCCAGGGGGCCGCGGGCGAAGGTGTATCCGCTGTCGGTGCTGCTGCGTCACCTACTTTCAGCCCTTTGTATCAGCAGATCAAGGGCTTGATTACGCAGAGCCTTGAAAGCGGCGAATGGAAGCCGGGCGAGATCATTCCTAGTGAAGTCGAACTGGCCGCGCGTTTCAAGGTGAGCCAGGGCACCGTGCGCAAGGCGATCGACGAATTGGCCGCCGACAACCTGCTGGTGCGACGCCAGGGCAAGGGCACCTTCGTTGCAACGCACAACGAAGAGCGCGCGCAGTTCCGCTTCCTGAGACTGCTGGCCGACGACGGCGCCGAGCATCCGCACGTGAGCCGCCTGCTCGAATGCCGGCGGCTGCGCGCGTCGGCGGAAATCGCCCGGCAGCTCGATCTGAAGCCCGCCGATCCGGTCGTGCTGATCAAGCGTTTGCTGCAGTTCGACGGCGAAGTCACGGTGCTCGACGAGATCTGGCTGCCCGGCGCCGTGTTCCGCGGGCTCACGCTCGAGCGGCTGTCGGAGTACAAGGGTCCTCTCTACGCGATGTTCGAGACGGAATTCGGCACCCGCATGATTCGCGCGACGGAGAAGATCCGCGCGGTCGCGGCGGACCCTGCCGTGGCGGACCTGCTGCATGTGCCGGCAGGTTTTCCGTTGCTCTCGGTCGAGCGCGTGTCCTATACCTATGGGGACCGGCCGGTCGAAGTCCGGCGAGGTTGGTATGTCACAACCGGGTATTACTATCAGAACGATCTGAGCTAA
- a CDS encoding succinate dehydrogenase iron-sulfur subunit — translation MAKRTFEIYRYDPDKDAAPRMQTYEIEIDSHERMLLDALVKLKALDETLSFRRSCREGVCGSDAMNINGKNGLACLTNLNDLPQKIVLRPLPGLPVVRDLICDFTQFFNQYHSIKPYLINDTPPPEKERLQSPEERDELDGLYECILCASCSTSCPSFWWNPDKFVGPAGLLQAYRFIADSRDEATGERLDNLEDPYRLFRCHTIMNCVDVCPKGLNPTKAIGKIKELMVRRAV, via the coding sequence ATGGCCAAGCGTACATTTGAAATTTACCGCTACGATCCGGACAAGGACGCCGCACCACGCATGCAAACGTACGAGATCGAAATCGACTCGCACGAACGCATGCTGCTCGACGCGCTCGTCAAGCTGAAGGCGCTCGACGAAACGCTGTCGTTCCGTCGCTCGTGCCGCGAAGGTGTGTGCGGTTCGGACGCAATGAACATCAACGGCAAGAACGGCCTCGCGTGCCTGACGAACCTGAACGACCTGCCGCAGAAGATCGTGCTGCGTCCGCTGCCGGGCCTGCCCGTCGTGCGTGACCTGATCTGCGACTTCACGCAGTTCTTCAACCAGTATCACTCGATCAAGCCGTACCTGATCAACGATACGCCGCCGCCGGAAAAGGAACGTCTGCAGTCGCCGGAAGAACGCGACGAACTCGACGGCCTGTACGAATGTATTCTGTGCGCGAGCTGCTCGACGTCGTGCCCGAGCTTCTGGTGGAACCCGGACAAGTTCGTCGGCCCGGCTGGTCTGCTGCAAGCCTACCGCTTCATCGCGGATAGCCGCGACGAGGCAACTGGCGAGCGCCTCGACAACCTGGAAGATCCGTATCGTCTGTTCCGTTGCCACACCATCATGAATTGCGTCGACGTTTGCCCGAAGGGCCTGAACCCGACCAAGGCAATTGGCAAGATCAAGGAATTGATGGTTCGCCGCGCTGTCTAG
- the gltA gene encoding citrate synthase, with protein sequence MTPSDVKATLSFSDNSPSVEMPIYKGTIGPDVIDIRKLYGQTGKFTYDPGFMSTASCNSAITYIDGDKGELLYRGYPIDNLAQNADFLETCYLLLNGELPNEKQKAEFVGTVTKHTMVHEQMQFFFRGFRRDAHPMAILVAAVGALSAFYHDSLDINNPRHREVSAIRMIAKLPTLVAMAYKYSIGQPFVYPKNDLSYSANFMRMMFSNPCEEYKVNDVLVRALDRILILHADHEQNASTSTVRLAGSSGANPFACIAAGIACLWGPAHGGANEAALNMLEEIGSVDNIPEFIKQVKDKNSGVKLMGFGHRVYKNYDPRAKLMRETCHEVLEELGLHDDPLFKLAMALEKIALEDEYFVSRKLYPNVDFYSGIVQRALGIPTSMFTCIFAMARTVGWIAQWNEMIADPEQKIGRPRQLFIGETLREAKPIAQR encoded by the coding sequence ATGACCCCGTCAGATGTTAAAGCCACGCTATCGTTCAGCGACAATTCGCCGAGCGTCGAAATGCCGATTTACAAGGGCACGATTGGCCCGGACGTCATCGACATTCGTAAACTGTACGGCCAGACCGGCAAATTCACGTACGATCCGGGCTTCATGTCGACGGCGTCGTGCAATTCGGCGATCACCTACATCGACGGCGACAAGGGCGAACTGCTCTACCGCGGCTACCCGATCGACAACCTCGCGCAGAACGCCGACTTCCTCGAAACCTGCTATCTGCTGCTGAACGGCGAGCTGCCGAACGAGAAGCAAAAGGCCGAGTTCGTCGGTACCGTCACGAAGCACACGATGGTGCACGAGCAGATGCAGTTCTTCTTCCGCGGCTTCCGTCGCGATGCGCACCCGATGGCGATTCTGGTCGCCGCGGTCGGCGCGCTGTCCGCGTTCTATCACGACTCGCTCGACATCAATAACCCGCGTCACCGCGAAGTGTCGGCGATCCGCATGATCGCGAAGCTGCCCACGCTGGTCGCAATGGCGTACAAGTACAGCATCGGCCAGCCGTTCGTGTATCCGAAGAACGACCTGTCGTACAGCGCGAACTTCATGCGCATGATGTTCTCGAACCCGTGCGAAGAGTACAAGGTCAACGACGTGCTGGTGCGCGCGCTCGACCGTATCCTGATTCTGCACGCGGACCACGAGCAGAACGCGTCGACGTCGACCGTGCGTCTCGCCGGTTCGTCGGGTGCGAATCCGTTCGCCTGTATCGCAGCGGGTATCGCGTGTCTGTGGGGCCCGGCGCACGGCGGTGCAAACGAAGCCGCACTGAACATGCTGGAAGAAATCGGCTCGGTCGACAACATTCCTGAGTTCATCAAGCAGGTGAAGGACAAGAACTCGGGCGTGAAGCTGATGGGCTTCGGTCACCGCGTGTACAAGAACTACGACCCGCGCGCGAAGCTGATGCGCGAAACCTGCCACGAAGTGCTCGAAGAGCTGGGCCTGCACGACGACCCGCTGTTCAAGCTCGCGATGGCACTGGAAAAGATCGCGCTCGAAGACGAATACTTCGTGTCGCGCAAGCTGTACCCGAACGTCGATTTCTACTCGGGTATCGTGCAGCGCGCGCTGGGCATTCCGACCTCGATGTTCACGTGTATCTTCGCGATGGCACGTACGGTCGGCTGGATTGCACAGTGGAACGAAATGATCGCCGATCCCGAGCAGAAGATTGGCCGTCCGCGTCAATTGTTCATCGGCGAGACGCTGCGTGAAGCGAAGCCGATCGCACAGCGCTAA
- a CDS encoding FAD assembly factor SdhE — MTDTSHQSDPLRRARLRWRARRGLLENDLIFERFFSRYEHDLSDADVGALTRLLELSDNDLMDLLLARKEPEGDLADPDVVRVLALLRNA, encoded by the coding sequence ATGACCGATACATCGCATCAGTCCGACCCTCTCCGCCGTGCGCGCCTACGCTGGCGCGCACGGCGGGGCCTGCTGGAAAACGATCTGATTTTCGAGCGTTTTTTCAGCCGATATGAGCATGACCTCAGCGATGCCGACGTGGGCGCACTTACGCGCCTGCTCGAGCTGAGCGATAACGACCTGATGGACTTGCTCCTCGCGCGCAAGGAACCAGAAGGCGATCTGGCCGACCCGGACGTGGTCCGGGTGCTGGCGCTGCTGCGCAACGCTTGA
- the sdhA gene encoding succinate dehydrogenase flavoprotein subunit: MAAIKNSLPRRKFDVVIVGAGGSGMRASLQLARAGLSVCVLSKVFPTRSHTVAAQGGIGASLGNMSEDNWHYHFYDTIKGSDWLGDQDAIEFMCREAPNAVYELEHMGMPFDRNADGTIYQRPFGGHTANYGEKPVQRACAAADRTGHALLHTLYQQNVAAKTQFFVEWMALDLIRDADGDVLGVTALEMETGDVYILEGKTTLFATGGAGRIFAASTNAFINTGDGLGMAARSGIALQDMEFWQFHPTGVAGAGVLITEGVRGEGGILRNSNGERFMERYAPTLKDLAPRDFVSRSMDQEIKEGRGVGPNKDHVLLDLSHIGAETIMKRLPSIREIALKFANVDCIKEPIPVVPTIHYQMGGIPTNINGQVVGTPRGHEEVVNGFYAVGECSCVSVHGANRLGTNSLLDLVVFGRAAGNHIVKHVKELKEHKPLPADAADFALSRLAKLDSSSSGEYAQSVANDIRGTMQKHAGVFRTSALLAEGVEAIREVAARVDNIHLKDKSKVFNTARVEALEVANLIEVARATMVSAEARKESRGAHAQNDFEHRDDENWLRHTLWFSEGDRLDYKPVHMKPLTVESVPPKARTF, from the coding sequence ATGGCTGCAATCAAGAATTCTCTGCCGCGTCGCAAGTTTGACGTGGTTATCGTCGGCGCAGGTGGCTCGGGGATGCGCGCTTCGCTGCAACTCGCGCGCGCCGGTCTGTCGGTCTGCGTGCTGTCCAAGGTGTTCCCGACGCGTTCGCACACGGTCGCGGCGCAAGGCGGCATCGGCGCTTCGCTCGGCAACATGAGCGAAGACAACTGGCATTACCACTTCTACGACACGATCAAGGGCTCCGACTGGCTCGGCGACCAGGACGCGATCGAGTTCATGTGCCGTGAAGCACCGAACGCCGTCTACGAACTCGAACACATGGGCATGCCGTTCGACCGTAACGCGGACGGCACGATCTATCAGCGCCCGTTCGGCGGCCACACCGCGAACTATGGCGAAAAGCCGGTGCAACGCGCCTGCGCGGCGGCTGACCGTACCGGTCACGCGCTGCTGCACACGCTGTACCAGCAGAACGTTGCTGCCAAGACGCAATTCTTCGTCGAATGGATGGCGCTGGACCTGATCCGCGACGCCGACGGCGACGTACTCGGCGTGACCGCGCTGGAAATGGAAACGGGCGACGTCTACATCCTCGAAGGCAAGACCACGCTGTTTGCCACGGGCGGCGCGGGCCGGATCTTCGCAGCATCGACCAACGCGTTCATCAACACCGGCGACGGCCTCGGCATGGCGGCCCGTTCGGGCATCGCGTTGCAGGACATGGAGTTCTGGCAATTCCACCCGACCGGCGTGGCCGGCGCGGGCGTGCTGATCACCGAAGGCGTGCGCGGCGAGGGCGGTATTCTGCGCAACTCGAACGGCGAGCGTTTCATGGAACGCTACGCGCCGACGCTGAAGGATCTGGCGCCGCGTGACTTCGTTTCGCGTTCGATGGACCAGGAAATCAAGGAAGGCCGCGGTGTGGGTCCGAACAAGGACCACGTGCTGCTCGACCTGTCGCACATCGGCGCCGAGACGATCATGAAGCGTCTGCCGTCGATCCGCGAAATCGCGCTGAAGTTCGCGAACGTCGACTGCATCAAGGAGCCGATCCCGGTCGTGCCGACCATCCACTACCAGATGGGCGGTATTCCGACGAACATCAACGGCCAGGTCGTCGGTACGCCGCGCGGCCACGAAGAAGTCGTCAATGGTTTCTACGCAGTGGGCGAATGCTCGTGCGTGTCGGTGCACGGTGCGAACCGTCTCGGCACGAACTCGCTGCTCGACCTCGTGGTGTTCGGCCGCGCTGCCGGCAACCACATCGTCAAGCACGTGAAGGAACTGAAGGAACACAAGCCGCTGCCGGCAGATGCAGCCGACTTTGCGCTGTCGCGTCTGGCGAAGCTCGATAGCTCGTCGTCGGGCGAGTACGCCCAGTCGGTCGCGAACGACATCCGCGGCACGATGCAGAAGCACGCTGGCGTGTTCCGTACCTCGGCTCTGCTGGCCGAAGGCGTCGAAGCTATCCGCGAAGTGGCGGCACGCGTCGACAACATCCATCTGAAGGACAAGTCGAAGGTCTTCAACACGGCCCGTGTCGAAGCGCTGGAAGTGGCGAACCTGATCGAAGTGGCACGCGCCACCATGGTCTCCGCCGAAGCGCGCAAGGAAAGCCGTGGCGCGCACGCGCAAAACGACTTCGAACATCGCGACGACGAAAACTGGCTGCGCCATACGTTGTGGTTCAGCGAAGGCGATCGCCTCGACTACAAGCCGGTTCACATGAAGCCGCTGACCGTCGAATCGGTTCCGCCGAAAGCGCGTACCTTCTAA
- the sdhD gene encoding succinate dehydrogenase, hydrophobic membrane anchor protein: MSANNRIGSKRLVVGAHYGLRDWLAQRVTACVMAVYTVILLAWFFGARDFSYDGWASIFATQWMKLATFVTLLSLFYHAWVGVRDIWMDYVKPVGTRLVLQALTILWLLASAGYAAQILWRV; the protein is encoded by the coding sequence ATGTCAGCCAATAACCGAATCGGTTCGAAGCGTCTCGTCGTCGGCGCGCATTACGGTCTGCGCGACTGGCTCGCGCAACGCGTCACCGCCTGCGTGATGGCGGTCTACACGGTGATTCTGCTCGCGTGGTTCTTCGGCGCGCGCGACTTCTCGTACGACGGCTGGGCGTCGATCTTCGCGACGCAGTGGATGAAACTCGCCACGTTCGTCACGCTTCTCTCGCTGTTCTACCACGCGTGGGTGGGTGTGCGCGACATCTGGATGGATTACGTGAAGCCCGTTGGCACGCGTCTCGTCCTGCAGGCGTTGACGATCCTCTGGCTGCTCGCAAGTGCGGGCTACGCTGCGCAGATTCTCTGGAGAGTGTAA
- a CDS encoding malate dehydrogenase, protein MAKPAKRVAVTGAAGQIAYSLLFRIANGDLLGKDQPVILQLLDLPQAQAAVKGVVMELDDCAFPLLSGVVITDDPKVAFKDADIALLVGARPRSKGMERKDLLSANAEIFTVQGKALNDVASRDVKVLVVGNPANTNAYIAMKSAPDLPKKNFTAMLRLDHNRALSQLAAKSGKPVASIEKLAVWGNHSPTMYPDFRVATAEGQDLTKLINDEEWNRNTFIPTVGKRGAAIIEARGLSSAASAANAAIDHVRDWVLGTNGKWVTMGIPSDGSYGIPEDIIYGVPVTCENGEYKRVEGLAIDAFSREKMDGTLQELLEERDGVQHLLG, encoded by the coding sequence ATGGCTAAGCCCGCAAAGCGCGTTGCCGTCACCGGCGCCGCAGGTCAAATCGCTTACTCCCTGCTGTTCCGCATCGCCAATGGCGACCTGCTCGGCAAGGACCAGCCGGTGATCCTGCAGCTGCTCGATCTGCCGCAAGCGCAAGCCGCCGTCAAAGGCGTCGTGATGGAACTGGATGATTGCGCATTCCCGCTGCTGTCGGGCGTCGTGATCACGGACGACCCGAAGGTCGCATTCAAGGATGCCGACATTGCCCTGCTCGTCGGCGCGCGTCCGCGTTCGAAGGGCATGGAGCGCAAGGATCTGCTGTCGGCCAACGCCGAGATCTTCACGGTTCAAGGCAAGGCGCTGAACGACGTCGCCAGCCGCGACGTGAAGGTGCTGGTGGTCGGCAACCCGGCCAACACGAACGCGTACATCGCCATGAAGTCGGCACCGGATCTGCCGAAGAAGAACTTCACCGCGATGCTGCGTCTGGACCACAACCGCGCGCTGTCGCAACTGGCTGCCAAGTCGGGCAAGCCGGTCGCGTCGATCGAAAAGCTCGCCGTGTGGGGCAACCACTCGCCGACCATGTACCCGGACTTCCGCGTCGCGACGGCAGAAGGTCAGGACCTGACCAAGCTGATCAACGACGAAGAGTGGAACCGCAACACCTTCATCCCGACGGTCGGTAAGCGCGGCGCGGCGATCATCGAAGCGCGCGGCCTGTCGTCGGCGGCATCGGCAGCTAACGCTGCGATCGACCACGTGCGCGACTGGGTGCTCGGCACGAACGGCAAGTGGGTCACCATGGGCATTCCGTCGGACGGCTCGTACGGCATCCCTGAAGACATCATCTACGGCGTGCCGGTGACCTGCGAAAACGGCGAATACAAGCGCGTCGAAGGTCTTGCAATCGACGCGTTCTCGCGCGAAAAGATGGACGGCACGCTGCAGGAACTGCTGGAAGAGCGCGACGGCGTTCAGCATCTGCTCGGCTAA
- the sdhC gene encoding succinate dehydrogenase, cytochrome b556 subunit encodes MAEAVKKPRPEFRNIGIGQILTAYRLPLAGRVSILHRVSGALLFLFLPFLLFLFDQSLTSELSFEVFKAFLSNIIVKLITLVLAWAFLFHFCAGVRHLVMDTNHDAVSKEKGKSTSVVVIVVSSLLTIAFAAKLFGAF; translated from the coding sequence ATGGCAGAAGCCGTAAAAAAACCGAGGCCGGAATTCCGGAACATCGGTATTGGGCAAATATTGACGGCATACCGTCTCCCGCTGGCGGGACGCGTGTCGATTCTGCACCGCGTGAGCGGTGCCTTGTTGTTTCTATTTCTTCCGTTCCTGCTGTTCCTCTTCGATCAGAGCCTGACTTCCGAACTGAGCTTCGAAGTCTTCAAGGCCTTCCTCTCCAACATCATTGTCAAGCTGATCACGCTCGTTCTCGCGTGGGCTTTCCTGTTCCACTTCTGCGCCGGCGTCCGTCACCTCGTGATGGATACGAATCACGATGCCGTGTCGAAGGAGAAGGGCAAGTCGACCTCCGTCGTGGTGATCGTCGTGTCGTCGCTGCTTACCATTGCATTCGCGGCAAAACTGTTCGGAGCATTCTAA
- a CDS encoding HpcH/HpaI aldolase/citrate lyase family protein, translated as MRVLTPAEVLFEGEAPPAVLPACDHYAGSEKLMLKSLALQQRLGPVFDITLDCEDGAQVGREAEHAELVASLLGSEHDRFGRVGVRIHDFAHAHWRDDVRLILRAAKRVPAYITLPKIRNVHDAAEMIAFIEATRRELNIAQPVPVQLLVETHGALTSVFELAALPGVEALSFGLMDFVSAHDGAIPDTAMRSPGQFDHPLVRRAKLEISAACHAYGKVPSHNVSTEVRDMSVVANDAQRARNEFGYTRMWSIHPAQIEAIIAAFAPRDEEIATATEILLAAQSAYWGPTRHGDTLHDRASYRYYWSVLRRAQTTGRAVAQEAAPLFAKVDANGQSAA; from the coding sequence ATGCGCGTTCTCACACCCGCCGAAGTGCTGTTTGAGGGCGAAGCGCCGCCCGCTGTGCTCCCTGCCTGCGATCACTACGCGGGCAGCGAAAAGCTGATGCTGAAATCGCTCGCGTTGCAGCAGCGACTCGGCCCGGTGTTCGATATCACGCTCGATTGCGAAGACGGCGCCCAGGTCGGCCGCGAGGCCGAGCACGCGGAGCTGGTTGCATCGCTGCTGGGCAGCGAGCATGACCGCTTCGGCCGCGTCGGCGTGCGCATCCACGACTTTGCACACGCGCACTGGCGCGACGACGTGCGCCTGATTCTGCGCGCCGCGAAGCGGGTACCTGCTTACATCACGCTGCCGAAAATCCGCAACGTCCACGATGCCGCCGAGATGATCGCGTTCATCGAGGCGACGCGGCGCGAGCTCAATATTGCGCAACCGGTGCCGGTGCAACTGCTGGTCGAAACACACGGCGCGCTCACCAGCGTGTTCGAGTTGGCCGCGCTGCCGGGCGTCGAGGCGCTGAGCTTCGGCCTGATGGACTTCGTCTCCGCGCACGACGGCGCGATCCCCGATACCGCGATGCGCTCGCCGGGCCAGTTCGATCATCCGCTCGTGCGGCGCGCGAAGCTCGAAATTTCGGCGGCCTGCCACGCGTATGGCAAGGTGCCATCGCACAATGTCAGCACCGAAGTACGCGACATGAGCGTGGTCGCGAACGATGCGCAGCGCGCCCGCAACGAGTTCGGCTACACGCGCATGTGGAGCATCCATCCGGCTCAGATCGAGGCGATCATCGCCGCGTTCGCGCCGCGCGACGAAGAAATCGCGACAGCCACCGAAATCCTGCTGGCCGCCCAGTCCGCGTATTGGGGCCCGACGCGTCACGGCGATACGCTGCACGACCGTGCGAGCTACCGCTATTACTGGTCGGTGCTGCGCCGCGCGCAGACCACCGGCCGCGCTGTTGCGCAAGAGGCGGCGCCGCTTTTTGCGAAAGTGGACGCTAACGGACAGTCGGCGGCATGA